In the Clupea harengus chromosome 16, Ch_v2.0.2, whole genome shotgun sequence genome, one interval contains:
- the cerk gene encoding ceramide kinase, giving the protein MEKPPRLLLSRLWLQNRVYDVTLNSVVFAWKEAEPNKKRAPGSNWNTGKAAGSHGVPVCEILAVQETAEDSHKKNVGKWHRVPKRPEESYQPPAFTVFYAERTRQHRWRCSSVTFHCPDWGLCQQWVHTIEEQLSLLTSRPKRLLVYINPFGGKQQGKRIYEQKVAPIFSRASISTDVIVTERANHARDHLSTDADLKNYDGVVCVGGDGMFSEIVHGLISRTQSDSGVDQNCPEETLVPCDIRIGIIPAGSTDCICYATVGANDPVTSALHIIVGDSQPIDICSVHHNNTFLRYSVSLLGYGFYGDLLTDSEKKRWMGPTRYDFSGVKTFLSHHCYEGTVSFLPATDSVGSPRDKFKCRSGCHFCQHSGHLPFENQQICEEEEEEEEEEEEEDSVSESGRKDVWRVIRGKFLAINAVSMSCACPRSPKGLSPAAHLSDGTTDLILIHKCSRLDFLRHLLRHTNKNDQFDHPFVEVHRVRRFRFTAKHQEVDSELDLRETGKGLFGQICRDHPACGCAAGHSTWSCDGETLPHTAIQASVHRQLIKLFARGIEDQPVFEDSTGVCSA; this is encoded by the exons ATGGAAAAGCCACCAAGACTACTGTTATCGCGGCTCTGGCTGCAAAACAGGGTATACGATGTCACTTTAAACAGCGTTGTTTTCGCATGGAAGGAAGCAGAACCCAACAAAAAACGTGCACCTGGAAGCAACTGGAACACCGGAAAAGCTG CTGGCAGCCACGGTGTTCCTGTATGCGAGATCCTAGCTGTCCAGGAGACGGCTGAGGACAGTCACAAGAAGAATGTTGGAAAATGGCACAGGGTTCCCAAAAGACCAGAGGAATCCTATCAGCCACCTGCATTTACAG tattcTATGCGGAGAGAACGAGGCAGCACCGCTGGCGATGTAGCAGTGTCACGTTCCATTGCCCCGACTGGGGACTCTGTCAGCAGTGGGTCCACACCATTGAGGAgcaactctctctcttga CCAGCAGACCCAAGCGCTTGCTGGTGTACATCAATCCCTTCGGAGGAAAACAACAAGGGAAGCGGATTTACGAGCAGAAAGTCGCCCCAATCTTTTCCCGTGCCTCAATTTCCACTGATGTGATTG TGACAGAGCGAGCTAATCATGCAAGGGACCACTTGAGCACTGATGCTGATCTTAAGAACTATGATGG GGTGGTTTGTGTAGGGGGTGACGGCATGTTCAGCGAGATTGTCCACGGCCTGATCTCAAGGACGCAGTCCGACTCTGGCGTGGATCAGAACTGTCCTGAGGAGACTCTTGTCCCTTGTGACATTCGGATTGGTATAATTCCTGCAG GTTCAACCGACTGTATCTGCTATGCAACCGTGGGCGCTAATGATCCGGTGACTTCTGCCTTGCACATCATCGTGG GAGACTCCCAGCCTATAGATATCTGTTCGGTTCACCACAACAACACATTCCTCCGATACTCTGTCTCACTGCTGGGCTATGGTTTCTATGGAGACTTGTTAACAGACAGTGAGAAGAAGCGCTGGATGGGACCGACAAGATATGACTTCTCAG gTGTCAAGACATTTCTGTCACATCACTGCTATGAGGGAACAGTGTCTTTCCTACCAGCTACTGACAGCGTGGGATCTCCAAGAGACAAGTTTAAATGCAGATCAGg GTGCCACTTCTGCCAGCACAGCGGACACCTTCCTTTTGAGAACCAGCAGatatgtgaggaggaggaggaggaggaggaggaggaggaggaggaggacagcgTGTCGGAGAGTG GACGTAAGGACGTCTGGCGGGTCATCCGGGGTAAATTCTTGGCTATCAACGCTGTGAGTATGAGCTGTGCTTGTCCAAGAAGCCCCAAAGGCCTGTCACCAGCTGCACACCTGTCCGATGGCACCACGGACCTTATCCTCATCCACAAATGCTCCCGGCTCGACTTCCTACGCCACCTGCTACGCCACACCAACAAAAATGACCAG TTTGATCACCCTTTTGTTGAGGTGCACCGCGTGCGGCGGTTCCGCTTCACGGCCAAGCACCAGGAGGTGGATTCGGAGCTCGACCTGCGGGAGACGGGGAAGGGGCTGTTTGGCCAGATCTGCCGAGATCATCCGGCCTGCGGCTGTGCCGCGGGCCACAGCACCTGGAGCTGCGACGGGGAGACTCTGCCTCACACTGCCATTCAAGCCAG CGTCCACCGTCAGCTGATCAAGCTGTTTGCCAGGGGGATCGAGGACCAGCCTGTCTTTGAAGACTCCACTGGTGTGTGCTCTGCATAG